A section of the Sphingomonas ginsenosidivorax genome encodes:
- a CDS encoding 3TM-type holin has product MPNPILPDPVLPDPWTARARPAFLYVMYVLLLWSIPMGVVAALSPATAAAMIQGMSAYLNGIPEPLYALFGTGYLGYTAARCWGKLRGME; this is encoded by the coding sequence ATGCCCAACCCGATCCTGCCCGATCCCGTCCTGCCCGACCCCTGGACCGCCCGCGCGCGGCCCGCCTTTCTCTACGTCATGTACGTGCTGCTGCTCTGGTCGATCCCGATGGGCGTGGTCGCGGCGCTCAGTCCGGCGACCGCGGCGGCGATGATCCAGGGCATGAGCGCGTATCTCAACGGCATCCCGGAACCGCTCTACGCGCTCTTCGGCACCGGCTATCTCGGCTACACGGCGGCGCGCTGCTGGGGAAAGCTGCGCGGGATGGAGTGA
- the hslV gene encoding ATP-dependent protease subunit HslV, which produces MSENKTPVWHGTTILSVRRNGKVVVIGDGQVSMGQTVMKPNARKVRRLGDGSVIGGFAGATADAFTLFERLERKLEAHQGQLLRAAVELAKDWRTDKFLRNLEAMMIVADKDVTLILTGNGDVLEPEAGVAAIGSGGNYALAAARALVDYEQDAEAICRKAMGIASELCVYTNDRLTIETIATE; this is translated from the coding sequence ATGAGCGAAAACAAAACGCCGGTCTGGCACGGCACGACGATCCTCTCGGTCAGGCGCAACGGCAAGGTGGTGGTGATCGGCGACGGTCAGGTCTCGATGGGCCAGACCGTCATGAAACCCAATGCGCGCAAAGTCCGGCGCCTCGGCGACGGCAGCGTGATCGGCGGCTTCGCCGGCGCGACCGCGGACGCCTTCACGCTGTTCGAGCGGCTCGAGCGGAAACTCGAGGCACACCAGGGGCAATTGCTCCGCGCCGCGGTCGAGCTCGCCAAGGACTGGCGGACCGACAAGTTCCTGCGCAACCTTGAGGCGATGATGATCGTCGCCGACAAGGACGTGACGCTGATCCTGACCGGCAATGGCGACGTGCTCGAACCCGAGGCGGGCGTCGCGGCGATCGGCTCGGGCGGCAACTATGCGCTCGCCGCGGCGCGGGCGCTGGTCGATTACGAACAGGATGCCGAGGCGATTTGCCGCAAGGCGATGGGCATCGCGTCCGAGCTCTGCGTCTACACCAACGACCGCCTGACCATCGAGACGATCGCGACCGAATAA
- the hslU gene encoding ATP-dependent protease ATPase subunit HslU, which produces MNDQLTPKAIVAALDAHIIGQSAAKRAVAVAMRNRWRRQQLDEDLRDEVTPKNILMIGPTGCGKTEISRRLAKLADAPFVKVEATKFTEVGYVGRDVEQIARDLVEEAIRLEKGRRRIAVKDKAEEAAMGRLLDALVGKDSSTATRESFKQRFLDGHLNTAEIEIEVEQAPTTPFEIPGGAPQMINIGEMMKSLGGGQQLKRRKLTVTAAWDKLVEEEADKRLDQDEVSRVALADAEANGIVFLDEIDKIAVSDGRGGSVSREGVQRDLLPLIEGTTVATKYGPMKTDHILFIASGAFHVAKPSDLLPELQGRLPIRVELKGLTESDFVAILSDTKASLPLQYKALIATEGVDIVFTEDGIAAIARIAAEVNAEIENIGARRLQTVMEKLLEDVSFHAEDRGGSSVTIDGAYVDSQLKEIARNTDLSRYVL; this is translated from the coding sequence ATGAACGACCAGCTCACCCCGAAAGCCATCGTCGCAGCGCTCGACGCGCACATCATCGGCCAGTCCGCCGCGAAGCGCGCGGTCGCGGTCGCGATGCGCAACCGCTGGCGTCGCCAGCAGCTCGACGAGGATCTCCGCGACGAGGTCACGCCCAAGAACATCCTGATGATCGGGCCCACCGGTTGCGGCAAGACCGAGATCAGCCGCCGCCTGGCCAAGCTCGCCGACGCACCGTTCGTGAAGGTCGAGGCGACCAAGTTCACCGAGGTCGGCTATGTCGGCCGCGACGTCGAACAGATCGCGCGCGACCTGGTCGAGGAAGCGATCCGGCTGGAGAAGGGACGCCGCCGCATCGCGGTGAAGGACAAGGCCGAGGAAGCGGCGATGGGCCGCCTGCTCGACGCGCTGGTCGGCAAGGATTCGAGCACCGCGACGCGCGAGAGCTTCAAGCAGCGCTTCCTCGACGGGCATCTCAACACCGCCGAGATCGAGATCGAGGTCGAACAGGCTCCGACCACGCCATTCGAGATCCCCGGCGGCGCGCCGCAGATGATCAATATCGGCGAGATGATGAAGTCGCTCGGCGGCGGCCAGCAACTGAAGCGGCGGAAACTGACCGTCACCGCGGCTTGGGACAAACTCGTCGAGGAGGAAGCCGACAAGCGCCTCGACCAGGACGAGGTCAGCCGCGTCGCGCTCGCGGATGCCGAGGCGAACGGCATCGTCTTCCTCGACGAGATCGACAAGATCGCGGTCTCGGACGGCCGCGGCGGCTCGGTCAGCCGCGAGGGCGTCCAGCGCGACCTGCTCCCGCTGATCGAAGGGACGACGGTCGCGACCAAATACGGGCCGATGAAGACCGATCACATCCTCTTCATCGCGAGCGGCGCGTTCCACGTCGCCAAGCCGAGCGACCTGCTGCCCGAGCTGCAGGGCCGCCTGCCGATCCGCGTCGAGCTGAAGGGGCTGACCGAAAGCGATTTCGTCGCGATCCTGTCGGACACCAAGGCGTCGCTGCCGCTCCAGTACAAGGCGCTGATCGCGACCGAGGGCGTCGACATCGTGTTCACCGAGGACGGTATCGCCGCGATCGCGCGGATCGCGGCCGAGGTGAATGCCGAGATCGAGAATATCGGCGCGCGGCGTCTGCAGACGGTAATGGAAAAGCTGCTCGAGGACGTCAGCTTCCACGCCGAGGACCGCGGCGGGTCGAGCGTCACGATCGACGGTGCCTATGTCGACAGCCAGCTCAAGGAAATCGCGCGGAACACCGACCTGAGCCGCTACGTGCTGTAA